CTGTTTTCGCTGTGCATAGGGCTGTTGTGGTCTCCATGGGTAGTGAGCCAACCCAAAGTTGAACTAAATTTGTGGCACAGTCAGGGTTATACCCAAGCATTTTGGCAATCCTTGGTGGATGAATTTACTGAAAAGCAGCCAGATATTCAGATCCAAGTGTCTGTTATTCCGTGGAAAACGCTGAATCCGTCATTAACGCAAAGTGTGATGGCCGGTGATGCACCTGAAATGGTTATGTTTCAGTCAGACAACCTTGGCATAAAAGACATATTCAAGCTTTCAGCTGTGCCCAACAATTGGCTGGCTAACAGTTTATTGCCCGAGATGGAATTTTTTATTAAAAGACAGGGCAAGGCTTATGGAATTCCTCTTACGCATGGTAATCACCTTGTTTTGTATTACAACAAACAAATTATCAAACAGCCGGCTATGGATTGGCAGCAATTAACGCAACAAGCAAAAACGTTAGCTAAACAATATCAGTTTATGGCGTTTGACTACTATTCCGCCTATGGTTTTGTCAGTTTTTTAAACGCGTTTTATTCTGATTTTGCGGTAAACAATAACTTAAATCTAAATTCCCCCCACACAATTGCAGCCTTAGAATTTTTTAAAGAAAGTACACAAAATGGCGTGTTTGATCCTGAATGTGGTTTTATTTGCGCGCGTGAATCGTTTTTAACCGGTAAATATGCGTATGCCATCAATGGGGATTGGGAATATGCGCGCATGTCAGCCGAGCTGGGTGATGATTTAGGCGTTGCATTGTTACCAACCGTTGCAGGCAAGCGGATTGTCTCTATGAAATCTGCGCTATTACTTGTGTTTCCTAATCAATCCATTGCATCGTCTAAACAGCAAGCC
This genomic window from Saccharobesus litoralis contains:
- a CDS encoding sugar ABC transporter substrate-binding protein; this translates as MSQPKVELNLWHSQGYTQAFWQSLVDEFTEKQPDIQIQVSVIPWKTLNPSLTQSVMAGDAPEMVMFQSDNLGIKDIFKLSAVPNNWLANSLLPEMEFFIKRQGKAYGIPLTHGNHLVLYYNKQIIKQPAMDWQQLTQQAKTLAKQYQFMAFDYYSAYGFVSFLNAFYSDFAVNNNLNLNSPHTIAALEFFKESTQNGVFDPECGFICARESFLTGKYAYAINGDWEYARMSAELGDDLGVALLPTVAGKRIVSMKSALLLVFPNQSIASSKQQALFKFSQFLQSKTVADRVYHKTQSMPTHSAAMQDLIKQGGQNFQWFIEQLRQSKAMPSSTEMASVWDSIEKGLELYITGELSAEQAAKYMQRRALREKQKIKSRNDSE